From the genome of Pseudomonadota bacterium, one region includes:
- a CDS encoding GTPase domain-containing protein, whose product MKFSPRWLVAIAVIVLPAITLLPLGLVWLWQQGLILEWLLVLVCLAGAAWLMLVWLNRKRTVALTDKPEVQPDPHWPDRNRAAWDKATAITEKLTLADYPLDDPARLIELGRETITAVARHYHPKSKNAPLEIAIPYLLMIIELVSKDLRILLDNIPFSHMLTIHDLMRGHSLASFASKCYDVYRLGSLAINPVGAVLRELRDLSAHQALRYPADEIKTWLLQSYVKQVAYYAIELYSGALTLSDRPTDEYITRYSRTDLERRAPPAEEPLRLLVLGQVKAGKSSLINALFGELRAMTDVLPLTPGITSYVLERDEAGRMIVLDSAGYAGPTADQGFDDAEAELLRSDLILLVCSATNAARQADRQLVDNINALFQRRTDLITPPLLVVLTHVDQLRPLREWDPPYNIAQPKRPKEQAIRGAMEATAEDLGIDASDVIAVNLLPGQIYNIEEGVIPGILGKLDHAQRVKYLRCLRELKREDHWNRLREQAWKAGRILLDAGARMAAKTVERLGNEIKEDRPAR is encoded by the coding sequence ATGAAGTTTTCGCCCCGCTGGCTGGTGGCGATTGCGGTGATCGTCCTGCCTGCCATCACCCTGCTGCCGCTGGGACTCGTGTGGTTATGGCAACAGGGGTTGATCCTGGAGTGGCTGCTGGTACTGGTGTGCCTGGCTGGGGCCGCCTGGCTGATGCTGGTATGGCTGAACCGTAAGCGCACGGTCGCGCTCACGGACAAACCCGAGGTGCAACCAGACCCCCACTGGCCGGACCGCAACCGCGCCGCCTGGGATAAGGCCACCGCGATCACGGAGAAGCTCACGCTCGCGGACTACCCGCTCGACGACCCCGCCAGACTCATCGAGCTGGGCCGAGAGACGATCACGGCCGTCGCCCGGCATTATCACCCGAAATCGAAAAATGCGCCGCTCGAGATCGCGATCCCCTATCTCCTCATGATCATCGAGCTGGTCAGCAAGGATCTGAGAATACTCCTCGATAACATCCCCTTCAGTCATATGCTGACCATCCACGACCTGATGCGCGGCCATAGTCTCGCGAGCTTCGCGAGCAAGTGCTACGACGTATACCGGCTGGGTTCCCTGGCCATCAATCCCGTGGGGGCGGTGTTGCGCGAGCTGCGCGACCTGAGCGCGCACCAGGCCCTGAGATACCCCGCCGATGAGATCAAGACCTGGTTATTGCAGAGCTATGTGAAGCAGGTCGCCTACTACGCGATCGAGCTTTACAGTGGGGCCTTGACCTTGAGCGATCGGCCAACTGATGAATATATAACGAGGTACTCCCGCACAGACCTTGAGCGCCGGGCGCCGCCCGCTGAGGAACCATTGCGGCTGCTCGTGCTGGGCCAGGTCAAAGCCGGTAAATCCAGCCTCATAAATGCCCTCTTCGGCGAGCTTCGGGCCATGACCGATGTGCTACCCCTGACCCCCGGGATCACCTCCTACGTATTGGAGCGCGATGAAGCCGGAAGGATGATCGTCCTCGATAGCGCGGGTTATGCCGGGCCGACGGCAGATCAGGGATTCGATGACGCAGAGGCCGAACTCTTGCGCAGCGACCTGATCCTACTCGTGTGCTCGGCCACCAACGCCGCGCGACAGGCGGACCGGCAGCTAGTTGATAATATCAATGCCCTGTTTCAGCGCCGTACCGACTTGATCACGCCCCCGCTCCTGGTCGTCCTGACCCATGTCGACCAGCTCCGTCCCCTGCGTGAATGGGACCCGCCCTACAATATCGCCCAACCCAAGCGGCCCAAGGAGCAGGCGATCCGAGGGGCCATGGAGGCAACGGCCGAAGACCTGGGAATCGATGCGAGCGATGTGATCGCGGTTAACCTACTGCCTGGACAGATATACAATATCGAAGAAGGGGTGATTCCTGGGATCCTTGGCAAGCTCGATCACGCGCAACGGGTGAAATACCTGCGCTGCCTGCGGGAGCTCAAGCGGGAGGATCATTGGAACCGCCTGCGCGAGCAGGCCTGGAAGGCCGGCCGTATCCTCCTCGATGCCGGTGCGCGCATGGCGGCGAAGACCGTAGAAAGGCTGGGTAACGAGATAAAAGAGGATCGGCCGGCTCGTTAG